Proteins found in one Acidobacteriota bacterium genomic segment:
- a CDS encoding flavin reductase family protein, which translates to MEVNDPVPTNILRGTFYMQVKPSELKPREFYRILISAVAPRPIAWVSTISKDGVANLAPFSFFNALCGAPPLLGFCPGIRAREVREALGSPVKDTLQNIRDTGEFVVAVVTYEVAERMNMTAGDYSASVDEFQLAGVTPRASQMVKPAQVAESPVNFECKVYQILDFGTETSGGSMVIGEVVAANLAESVLKDGRIDGNLLDLVGRMGGNQYSRTTDRFDLARPAMEAPQGQLG; encoded by the coding sequence ATGGAAGTAAATGATCCAGTCCCGACCAATATTCTTAGAGGAACCTTTTACATGCAAGTTAAGCCATCCGAACTGAAGCCGCGCGAGTTCTACCGCATCCTGATCTCGGCGGTCGCGCCGCGTCCCATCGCCTGGGTATCAACCATAAGCAAGGATGGCGTTGCCAATCTCGCGCCGTTTTCATTCTTCAACGCGTTGTGCGGAGCTCCGCCACTGCTGGGATTTTGTCCCGGTATCCGCGCGCGGGAGGTCCGCGAGGCGCTCGGCTCGCCGGTGAAAGACACGCTGCAGAATATCCGCGACACCGGCGAATTCGTGGTGGCCGTGGTTACTTACGAAGTGGCCGAGCGCATGAACATGACGGCGGGCGATTATTCAGCTTCGGTGGATGAGTTCCAGTTGGCGGGCGTTACGCCCCGCGCGTCGCAGATGGTGAAGCCGGCGCAGGTGGCCGAATCCCCGGTGAACTTTGAATGCAAGGTCTACCAGATTCTCGATTTCGGCACCGAGACCTCCGGTGGCAGCATGGTGATCGGCGAGGTGGTGGCCGCCAATCTTGCGGAGAGTGTTCTAAAGGATGGGCGCATCGACGGCAACTTGCTCGATCTGGTGGGACGCATGGGGGGCAATCAATACAGCCGCACCACGGACCGTTTCGACTTGGCCAGGCCGGCGATGGAAGCGCCACAGGGGCAACTCGGTTAG
- a CDS encoding class I SAM-dependent methyltransferase — protein sequence MTQPTLQEQFGQIDIYLFDQLLKGRISPGMRIVDAGCGGGRNIVYFLREGYEVFGADADAPTVESVRRLARKLAPGLSAGRASSNFRVEPVERMSFDDACADVVISNAVLHFARDDAHFESMLMGCWRILKPGGLFFCRLGSSIGMESQVEHIKEHHDKEHHDKGRDNTSDGGRRYRSPDGSERYLVDAALLGSISERLGCELADPLKTTVVQNLRSMTTWVLRKK from the coding sequence ATGACCCAACCCACGCTGCAAGAGCAATTCGGCCAGATTGATATCTATCTTTTCGACCAGCTTCTGAAGGGCCGCATCTCGCCCGGAATGCGCATCGTGGACGCAGGGTGCGGCGGTGGTCGAAACATCGTTTACTTCCTGCGGGAAGGCTACGAAGTTTTCGGCGCGGACGCAGACGCGCCGACGGTGGAGAGCGTCCGCCGCCTGGCCCGGAAACTCGCGCCGGGACTTTCGGCGGGTCGGGCGTCGTCGAATTTTCGAGTCGAACCCGTCGAACGCATGTCGTTTGACGATGCCTGCGCGGATGTGGTTATCAGCAACGCCGTCCTCCATTTCGCCCGGGACGACGCGCACTTCGAGTCCATGCTGATGGGATGCTGGCGCATTCTGAAGCCCGGCGGGCTCTTCTTCTGCCGCCTCGGGTCCTCGATCGGCATGGAGAGCCAGGTGGAACATATCAAGGAGCACCACGACAAGGAGCACCACGACAAGGGACGCGACAATACCAGCGACGGCGGACGCCGCTACCGATCGCCGGATGGCTCGGAGCGCTACCTGGTGGACGCAGCGCTGCTCGGCTCGATCAGCGAACGGTTGGGCTGCGAACTGGCCGACCCGTTGAAGACCACGGTTGTCCAAAATCTACGCTCAATGACCACATGGGTACTGCGAAAGAAATAA
- a CDS encoding (2Fe-2S)-binding protein — MAEGKFSGPPAEGTTDCGNGCPDNAHDKPRSGLSRRDFLKRSNAGAVAVGVMTGTGFTAALIEPAQAQVAAKPAANAAPPAPLKSRKLTLDIDGKKHDVTVDVRESLWETMNYQLGLANSNLGCDRAQCGACTILVDSKPVNGCTVLSARNGRGQKIITVAGISNGPGVAGLHPVQRAFWLEGGFQCGICTRGFVMASYALLQKNNKPTNDEIKEALAGNICRCGEYPKILSAVQKAAAEMRGEKVVYTAPLITGDVPVAVSAPVANAITKQFEFASPLGTIEQYDDLASELKQRPGIVGVAGSERTIAPTWDPAKIDEAGVRRALAELGHAVR; from the coding sequence ATGGCAGAAGGCAAATTTTCCGGGCCGCCCGCTGAAGGTACAACTGATTGCGGAAACGGGTGCCCTGATAATGCTCACGACAAGCCGCGCAGCGGGCTGTCGCGCCGCGATTTTCTTAAGCGCAGCAACGCCGGCGCTGTCGCCGTTGGCGTGATGACCGGCACGGGCTTCACCGCCGCGCTGATTGAGCCTGCCCAGGCTCAGGTCGCCGCCAAGCCCGCCGCCAATGCCGCGCCGCCTGCGCCGTTGAAGTCGCGGAAGCTGACGCTGGATATCGACGGCAAGAAGCACGACGTTACCGTCGATGTGCGCGAGAGCCTCTGGGAGACGATGAACTACCAGCTTGGGCTGGCCAACTCCAACCTCGGCTGCGACCGCGCGCAGTGCGGCGCCTGCACCATTCTGGTGGATAGCAAGCCGGTGAACGGCTGTACGGTGCTCTCGGCGCGCAACGGGCGCGGCCAAAAAATTATCACCGTCGCGGGCATCAGCAACGGCCCCGGCGTGGCGGGACTGCATCCGGTGCAGCGCGCATTCTGGCTGGAGGGCGGATTCCAGTGCGGCATCTGCACACGCGGATTTGTGATGGCCTCCTACGCGTTGCTTCAGAAGAATAACAAACCCACCAACGATGAGATCAAGGAAGCGCTGGCCGGCAACATCTGCCGCTGCGGCGAGTACCCCAAAATCCTCAGCGCAGTGCAGAAGGCCGCAGCCGAGATGCGCGGCGAGAAGGTTGTCTATACCGCGCCACTGATCACGGGCGATGTGCCGGTGGCAGTTTCTGCGCCGGTTGCCAACGCCATCACCAAACAGTTCGAGTTTGCCTCGCCGCTCGGTACCATCGAGCAGTATGACGACTTGGCCAGCGAGCTGAAACAGCGCCCCGGCATTGTCGGCGTGGCGGGCAGCGAGCGCACCATCGCGCCCACGTGGGACCCGGCGAAGATTGATGAGGCTGGCGTGCGTCGTGCATTGGCCGAGCTGGGACACGCTGTTAGGTAA
- a CDS encoding SDR family oxidoreductase has translation MKLKDKVVIITGGSRGIGQAVAMHCAREGARVGICSRTAAEMDAALGPLRQLSSAAAGWPCDVSEEEQVAEFVRKAQAHFGRIDVLINNAGVMTRPVPITELEARKFDYAISVNLRGTFLMSKAVVPIMQKQRVGSIINVSSMVGRGAYANFVGYAASKWGIEGITVTLASELSTDRIRVNSVEPGYVATKMTGYQGSKPESVTDVFVYLASDESKSVTGKMLSSSGWKSQVK, from the coding sequence ATGAAACTGAAAGACAAAGTGGTCATCATCACCGGCGGCAGTCGCGGCATCGGCCAGGCCGTCGCCATGCACTGCGCGCGTGAAGGCGCTCGCGTGGGCATCTGCTCGCGCACCGCCGCGGAGATGGATGCGGCGCTCGGCCCGCTTCGGCAGCTCTCTTCCGCCGCCGCCGGATGGCCCTGCGATGTCTCTGAAGAAGAGCAGGTCGCCGAGTTTGTTAGGAAAGCGCAAGCTCACTTCGGGCGCATTGATGTCCTCATCAACAATGCCGGCGTCATGACCCGCCCTGTGCCGATCACGGAACTGGAAGCGCGCAAGTTCGACTATGCCATCAGCGTGAATCTGCGCGGCACGTTTCTGATGAGCAAGGCCGTGGTCCCCATCATGCAGAAGCAGCGCGTCGGGTCGATCATAAACGTCTCCTCCATGGTGGGGCGCGGCGCCTACGCGAACTTCGTGGGTTACGCAGCCTCCAAGTGGGGCATCGAGGGAATCACGGTTACGCTGGCGTCTGAGTTAAGCACTGATCGCATCCGCGTCAACTCGGTGGAGCCCGGCTACGTGGCCACCAAGATGACCGGCTACCAGGGCAGCAAACCCGAGTCCGTTACCGACGTTTTCGTTTACCTCGCCTCGGACGAGTCGAAATCAGTAACCGGCAAAATGCTCAGTTCCTCCGGCTGGAAATCGCAAGTCAAGTAA
- a CDS encoding xanthine dehydrogenase family protein subunit M gives MWIAEESVMKSFELYEPKNVQEALVVLKTHGNKARALAGGSDLVAGVMKDWVSGAGMPLPDALVDLSTIPQLKGIKADARGITIGAMTTLTDIIEHKEVIARIPLLKDAAHSVASQLIRNYGTLGGNLNQRPRCWFFRGKDFDCFKKGGDFCYSVSGDNRYHAIIGGELCYIVHPSDTATALLALNATAKVAGPTGERTVAFDNLFVGPRENILNENVLKPEELMTEVFIPNPAPGTRQAWTKLKNRQVYDFAVCAVATAFTVENGTWKDGRIVMGGVAPVPYRALVVENAIKGKDIKAAIKQASAAIRTVARPMSMNAYKVDIAANMLERTILAGLA, from the coding sequence ATGTGGATAGCAGAGGAGTCGGTCATGAAAAGTTTCGAGCTGTATGAGCCTAAAAATGTGCAGGAAGCCCTCGTTGTCCTGAAGACGCACGGCAACAAAGCACGCGCACTGGCGGGCGGCAGCGACCTCGTCGCCGGGGTGATGAAGGACTGGGTTTCGGGCGCAGGCATGCCGCTACCCGACGCGCTGGTGGATCTGTCCACCATCCCGCAGCTCAAGGGCATCAAGGCAGACGCGCGCGGCATCACCATCGGCGCCATGACCACGCTCACCGACATCATCGAGCACAAGGAAGTCATCGCGCGCATCCCGCTGCTGAAGGACGCGGCGCACTCGGTGGCCTCGCAGCTCATCCGCAACTACGGCACGCTTGGCGGCAATCTCAATCAGCGTCCGCGCTGCTGGTTCTTCCGCGGCAAGGATTTCGATTGCTTCAAGAAGGGCGGCGACTTCTGCTATTCCGTCAGCGGCGACAACCGCTACCACGCCATCATCGGCGGCGAACTTTGCTACATCGTACACCCGTCCGACACGGCCACCGCGCTGCTCGCTCTGAACGCCACGGCCAAGGTCGCCGGCCCGACGGGCGAGCGCACCGTCGCCTTCGACAACCTATTCGTCGGCCCGCGCGAAAACATCCTCAATGAAAATGTGTTGAAGCCCGAAGAACTGATGACCGAAGTGTTCATCCCCAATCCCGCCCCCGGCACCCGGCAGGCCTGGACGAAGCTCAAGAACCGCCAGGTTTACGACTTCGCCGTCTGCGCCGTAGCCACCGCCTTCACGGTGGAAAACGGCACATGGAAAGACGGCCGCATCGTGATGGGCGGCGTCGCCCCGGTCCCCTACCGCGCGCTGGTCGTCGAGAACGCCATCAAAGGCAAGGACATCAAAGCCGCCATCAAACAAGCCTCCGCCGCCATCCGCACCGTCGCCCGCCCCATGAGTATGAACGCCTACAAAGTAGACATCGCCGCCAACATGCTGGAGCGCACAATCCTGGCCGGACTGGCGTAA
- a CDS encoding xanthine dehydrogenase family protein molybdopterin-binding subunit, with protein MALKVDALKVVQDPAYAASLSDEHWQALTDDPEWNLLVGEQREMVEPVYEIYGHRLGIPAPRPRAEVLLAQAQIAQAQVAAKSAVTANATDAAGGTAGFQVVGTRVPRLHGYGVVTNVGQYTQNMRMPGMLHTRTLRSPYPHAKIKKVDLTKARMLPGVIAILSRDTLPAEYRDVKLGSGPPDRYLFNEEVFEVGSPIAVVAAENEHIADEATHLIEVEYEILPATLDMMEGALASTVKQWESEEDGTIIARTPPLVRGNPDGARADINLDSVLTRSTEQHMPLEMTNSLMYWDQDRLVAYYTNQHAHGSRSGLSQALKIPVNRVRVIQPGYVGSGYGYRSGIDLAEIHAAILAKITGRPVKNMYTREEDFVTRTHRPEFRNEMKFGVNRDGAIQYGQFRVFGNVGAQRGGAANGAWFIMQTLYKIPNLKLEAIDVFTNSFKSGPYRCVSHPNGTFAMEMMMEKAAYAIGMDPVEFRLKNLNEEGNPETKKPYSNSGVRECITKAAEKIGWKQNWHAPRAKQVRPGVFHGIGLAAHSCSHGGGTNPATGQVIVNSDGSVQCVSGSTEIGPGQRTQMAMITAEALGVPLHRVSIATYVDTDNTTDAGSTSGSRQTNTGGRGMYEAAMDAKRQILQLAAEKFVDDAKRKNETLQVAAADLDMRNGEIFVKSTPARKQPLEAVVSAYGLPVLGRAIYKQDNDWERAAWAAHAAEVEVDTMTGSIKVIKYAAAHDVGRAINPFALEQQIEGGVVMALGAALMEELLIDRATGLPLNPNMLDYRPPTILDVPETIDVILVEKPKAYGVFGAHGIGEPPMAPPGPTIAAAVHNAIGVWMDSMPMTREKVLAGLRNVR; from the coding sequence ATGGCACTCAAAGTGGATGCGCTAAAAGTTGTGCAGGACCCCGCATACGCGGCTAGTCTGAGCGATGAGCACTGGCAGGCGCTCACCGACGACCCGGAGTGGAACCTGCTGGTGGGCGAACAGCGCGAGATGGTCGAGCCGGTCTATGAAATCTACGGCCACCGGCTGGGTATCCCCGCGCCACGCCCGCGCGCCGAAGTGTTGCTGGCCCAGGCGCAAATCGCGCAGGCGCAGGTCGCCGCCAAGTCCGCGGTTACCGCCAACGCGACTGATGCCGCGGGAGGCACTGCTGGATTTCAGGTCGTGGGTACCCGCGTGCCGCGCCTGCATGGCTACGGCGTGGTAACCAACGTCGGCCAGTACACGCAGAACATGCGCATGCCCGGCATGTTGCACACGCGCACGCTGCGCAGCCCGTATCCACACGCGAAGATCAAGAAGGTGGACCTGACCAAGGCCCGGATGCTGCCGGGCGTGATTGCAATTCTATCGCGCGATACGTTGCCCGCCGAATACCGTGACGTAAAGCTGGGCAGCGGCCCGCCGGATCGCTATCTATTCAATGAGGAAGTATTTGAAGTGGGTTCGCCGATTGCGGTCGTCGCCGCCGAGAACGAACATATCGCCGACGAAGCTACGCATCTGATCGAAGTGGAGTACGAGATTCTTCCCGCTACGCTCGACATGATGGAAGGGGCGCTCGCCAGCACCGTCAAGCAGTGGGAGAGCGAGGAAGACGGAACCATCATCGCCAGGACGCCGCCACTGGTGCGCGGCAATCCCGACGGCGCGCGCGCCGACATCAACCTCGACTCCGTGCTTACGCGCTCGACCGAGCAGCACATGCCGCTGGAGATGACCAACTCGCTAATGTATTGGGATCAGGATCGCCTGGTCGCCTACTACACCAACCAACACGCGCACGGCTCGCGCTCCGGCCTGTCGCAGGCGCTGAAGATTCCCGTGAATCGCGTGCGCGTGATTCAGCCCGGGTACGTGGGTTCCGGCTACGGCTATCGCTCCGGCATCGATCTGGCCGAGATTCATGCGGCAATACTTGCAAAGATCACGGGTCGTCCGGTTAAGAACATGTATACGCGCGAGGAGGATTTCGTAACACGCACGCATCGCCCCGAGTTCCGCAATGAGATGAAGTTCGGCGTCAACCGCGACGGAGCCATTCAGTACGGGCAGTTCCGTGTCTTCGGCAACGTGGGCGCGCAGCGCGGCGGCGCGGCCAACGGCGCATGGTTCATCATGCAGACGCTTTACAAGATTCCCAACCTGAAGCTCGAAGCGATCGACGTTTTCACGAACAGCTTCAAGTCCGGCCCGTATCGCTGCGTCAGCCATCCCAATGGAACTTTCGCCATGGAGATGATGATGGAGAAGGCCGCCTACGCCATCGGCATGGACCCGGTCGAATTCCGCCTGAAGAACCTCAACGAAGAGGGCAACCCCGAGACCAAGAAACCTTACAGCAATTCCGGCGTCCGCGAGTGCATCACCAAAGCCGCCGAGAAGATTGGCTGGAAGCAGAATTGGCACGCGCCGCGCGCCAAGCAGGTGCGTCCGGGAGTGTTCCACGGCATCGGCCTCGCCGCGCACTCGTGCAGCCACGGCGGCGGGACCAACCCGGCCACGGGGCAGGTGATCGTCAACTCCGATGGCAGCGTGCAGTGCGTCTCCGGCTCGACTGAGATTGGCCCCGGTCAGCGCACCCAGATGGCCATGATTACCGCCGAAGCGTTGGGCGTGCCGCTGCATCGCGTCAGCATCGCGACGTATGTTGATACGGATAACACCACTGATGCAGGCAGCACCTCCGGAAGCCGCCAGACCAATACCGGCGGACGCGGCATGTATGAAGCCGCGATGGACGCCAAGCGACAGATACTGCAGCTTGCTGCCGAAAAGTTTGTGGACGACGCCAAGCGCAAGAATGAGACGCTGCAAGTGGCGGCGGCGGACCTGGACATGCGCAACGGCGAAATTTTCGTCAAGTCAACTCCGGCGCGCAAGCAGCCGCTGGAAGCTGTCGTCAGCGCGTACGGACTGCCTGTGTTGGGCCGCGCCATCTACAAGCAGGACAATGATTGGGAGCGCGCCGCGTGGGCCGCGCACGCCGCCGAAGTGGAAGTTGACACCATGACGGGCAGCATCAAGGTTATTAAGTACGCCGCCGCGCATGATGTGGGCCGCGCTATCAATCCGTTCGCGCTGGAGCAGCAGATCGAAGGCGGCGTGGTGATGGCGCTCGGCGCCGCGCTGATGGAAGAGTTGCTGATCGACCGTGCCACGGGACTGCCGCTGAATCCCAACATGCTCGACTACCGGCCGCCGACGATCCTCGATGTGCCGGAAACGATCGACGTAATTCTGGTCGAGAAGCCCAAGGCCTACGGAGTGTTTGGCGCGCACGGCATCGGCGAGCCGCCCATGGCCCCGCCGGGTCCGACGATCGCCGCAGCGGTGCACAACGCCATCGGCGTTTGGATGGACAGTATGCCCATGACCCGCGAGAAAGTGTTGGCCGGGTTGCGTAACGTACGGTAA